One stretch of Lysobacter sp. KIS68-7 DNA includes these proteins:
- a CDS encoding lipoprotein, giving the protein MTKLRFAFLIAVALPLAGCGNKGPLVLAPRSEAPPPTPGERASEAVAAPSTVTAPADPTGSSQTVQQPSVLPAPSTSAQPPAPSTVAPPPPADDTDGSPGTPR; this is encoded by the coding sequence ATGACCAAGCTTCGCTTCGCATTCCTGATCGCCGTTGCCCTTCCGCTCGCCGGTTGCGGCAACAAGGGGCCGCTGGTGCTCGCACCGCGGTCGGAAGCCCCGCCGCCGACACCGGGCGAACGGGCCTCGGAAGCCGTCGCCGCGCCGTCCACCGTGACGGCGCCGGCCGATCCGACGGGGTCGTCGCAGACGGTCCAGCAACCCTCGGTGCTGCCCGCGCCTTCGACTTCGGCGCAGCCGCCCGCGCCCTCGACCGTGGCACCGCCACCGCCCGCGGATGACACCGATGGGTCTCCCGGCACGCCGCGCTGA